The Oncorhynchus mykiss isolate Arlee chromosome 30, USDA_OmykA_1.1, whole genome shotgun sequence genome includes a window with the following:
- the LOC118945812 gene encoding uncharacterized protein LOC118945812 produces MIANHISKTMAFVSDVVGQLNTELKTVRFQSSALSATATGILLLCIQAPSNTDTATAETEHGGEQGDNALLSVTSKCTEICGEAVNPRSCSKICLVKAYPAGKREKAVKMYVVLDEQSNTSLAKTELFSLFNINDNSAPYTMKTCSGVTETSGRRAVNFMVESIDGHMQLTLPTLIECDMMPDDRMEIPSPDIAYHHPHLQPVMDKIPAVDPDAPILLLLGRDILRVHKVREQINGPHDTPYAQRLDLGWVIVGEVCLGTAHRPANVNVFRTNILQNGRTSYLSPCPDIIQVKENYNSVAQKHISPSTVHSRDPITTVNTDSLGCSVFDKTQDDDKPAPSVEDKAFLDIMDKQVFQDDGNNWVAPLPFRPTIRRLPNNRDQAMNRLTSLRRTLDKKPDMKRNFIDFMQKMLDNDQAEPSQTLEGDKERWYLPIFGVYHPQKPEQIRVVFDSSAKCQGVSLNDVLLSGPDLNNTLLGVLMRFRKDCIALTADVQQMFYCFGVREDHRDYLRFLWYEDNNPDRNITEYGMKVHVFGNSPSPAVAIYCMRRAALQGEKEHGSEPKQYVVRNFYVDDGLTSVATTEEAINILRKTQAMLAESNMKLHKIASNSKTVMEAFPMEDRVKDLKDLDLGVDPLPFQRSLGLSWNLETDSFSFQVSHN; encoded by the coding sequence ATGATCGCAAATCATATCTCAAAGACAATGGCATTTGTTTCCGATGTTGTGGGTCAACTCAACACAGAGCTAAAGACTGTAAGGTTTCAATCAAGTGCTCTGAGTGCGACAGCGACAGGCATCTTGCTGCTCTGCATCCAGGCCCCTTCAAATACAGACACCGCTACAGCAGAGACGGAGCATGGCGGGGAGCAAGGTGACAATGCTCTTCTATCTGTCACCTCAAAGTGTACAGAGATCTGTGGTGAGGCAGTCAATCCAAGATCATGTTCAAAAATATGCCTAGTCAAAGCTTATCCGGCTGGGAAAAGAGAGAAAGCTGTCAAAATGTATGTAGTGCTTGATGAACAGAGTAACACATCTCTGGCCAAGACAGAGTTGTTCAGTCTCTTCAACATCAATGACAACTCTGCTCCATACACCATGAAGACGTGTTCTGGGGTAACAGAGACTTCAGGCAGGAGAGCCGTCAACTTCATGGTGGAGTCTATAGATGGACACATGCAGCTCACTCTCCCTACTCTGATAGAGTGTGATATGATGCCAGACGATAGGATGGAGATTCCCTCCCCCGACATTGCGTATCATCATCCCCATCTGCAACCAGTTATGGACAAAATTCCAGCAGTGGACCCAGACGCGCCCATCCTCCTGCTCTTAGGACGAGACATCTTAAGGGTACACAAGGTACGAGAGCAAATCAATGGGCCCCACGACACTCCTTATGCACAGCGACTCGACCTCGGGTGGGTCATCGTGGGTGAGGTCTGTCTGGGAACGGCTCACCGACCAGCCAATGTTAACGTGTTCAGGACAAACATACTTCAAAATGGTCGCACATCCTATCTGAGCCCTTGCCCTGACATCATCCAGGTAAAAGAGAACTACAACAGCGTAGCTCAGAAACACATCTCTCCCTCTACAGTGCACTCGAGAGATCCAATCACAACTGTGAACACAGACAGCCTGGGATGTTCCGTGTTCGACAAAACACAAGACGATGATAAACCAGCACCATCAGTGGAGGACAAAGCCTTCTtggacattatggacaaacaggTTTTCCAGGATGATGGAAACAACTGGGTGGCTCCACTACCCTTTCGCCCCACTATACGTCGCCTCCCTAATAACAGGGATCAGGCCATGAACCGTCTCACATCACTTCGCAGGACTTTAGACAAAAAGCCTGACATGAAGCGTAATTTTATTGACTTCATGCAAAAGATGCTGGATAACGACCAAGCCGAACCTTCACAGACACTAGAGGGAGACAAAGAACGTTGGTATCTGCCCATATTTGGTGTTTACCATCCACAAAAGCCTGAACAAATAAGAGTAGTATTTGACTCCAGTGCTAAGTGTCAAGGCGTGTCACTTAACGATGTTCTGCTCAGTGGTCCAGACTTAAACAACACACTCTTGGGTGTCCTAATGCGTTTCCGCAAGGATTGCATTGCACTAACAGCAGATGTGCAACAAATGTTTTACTGTTTTGGTGTACGTGAGGATCACAGAGATTACTTAAGGTTTCTCTGGTATGAAGACAACAACCCAGATAGAAACATAACCGAGTACGGTATGAAAGTGCATGTATTTGGGAACAGCCCTTCACCAGCCGTAGCCATCTACTGCATGAGACGAGCAGCGCTACAGGGTGAGAAGGAACACGGGTCAGAACCCAAGCAATATGTAGTGAGGAACTTCTACGTTGATGATGGTCTGACATCAGTAGCTACTACAGAAGAAGCTATCAACATTCTAAGAAAAACACAAGCAATGTTGGCGGAGTCCAACATGAAACTACACAAGATTGCATCCAATAGCAAAACAGTTATGGAAGCTTTCCCTATGGAGGACCGTGTGAAAGACTTAAAAGATCTGGACCTAGGAGTGGATCCTCTCCCCTTTCAACGGAGTCTGGGACTTTCCTGGAACCTGGAAACAGACAGCTTCTCATTCCAGGTGTCCCACAATTAG